The genomic window TAGTAAAAATTAGTTATGAATTTGAAGTCTCGGCTATTGAAAATAAAGAAGATAAATCTATTTTGTATGGCCGTACTAAAAATTCACCTCTCGAAACGCCACTTTTAATACTGGCTGATGGCGGAAAAAATAATACTGATTTAATTCAAAATCTTAAAAGAAAAGAAACCAGTTATAACCATACCGCGCTTGTTACAAAAGTGACTTCAGAAATTCCACCTAAAAGTGTTGCCTATGAGAGATTTACGTCTATGGGCCCTATTGCGCTTTTGCCGAATGGGCCTAAAGAATTTTCATTGGTATGGACAGGAAAAGATTCAGACATTCAAGCGCTAGCCAAGACAAAAAAAAATGTATTTTTAGAAAAATTACATGAGCACTTTGGAGATAGAGTTGGAAGATTTATCGATTGTGAGAAGTTTATTACCTTCCCATTAAGAAAAATTGTTCTTGCAGACTTTCCGAAATCCCACATAGTAGTCATCGGTAATTCCGCACAAACAATGCACCCAGTTGCTGGACAAGGTTTTAATACTGGAATCAGGGATGCTCATGCATTATCGAAATTAATGAATGAATCAGAGTCGGCTTATGTAGGGTCTGAATCATTTGTAAATCAATATTATACTTCTAGAAAGTCAGAGACAAAAAAGACGCTTTTTTTTACAGATTCTTTAGTAAATATTTTTTCAAATGACTTGGTTGGTCTATCCATAACAAGGGGATTTGGCTTATCCCTTTTGGATAACTTTAGGCCCATCAAAAAATTTTTAGTCAGTAAAATGAGTTTTGGAAAATGATTCAACCATCGAGTGATGTATTGATTTTAGGCTCAGGCATTGTGGGGATGGCTTCTTTAATCGCTATAGATAAATATGATATCAAGGCAACGCTATTATCAGAAGTAACAGCCCTTCACAAAAAAGAAGTTGACCCTAGATTTTATGCAATTACGCCAGGTGTTAAAACATGGCTAGAAAAAAATGGCGTATGGGCTTTTTTGCCTGAAAAAGAAGTATTTTCAGTGCGATCTATTACTGTTTACTCGGATAAGGGACTTTCATCTTTAAAATTTAATAATGATGATGTAGACATGAATGAGCTTGCATTTATTGTGAATCATGATGAGCTTGAAAAAGCATTTATTTATCGAGTAAG from Candidatus Methylopumilus planktonicus includes these protein-coding regions:
- a CDS encoding FAD-dependent monooxygenase; translation: MKKPEYLIVGAGPVGLIFSLLLAKQNKNSHLLELRKKNDAGSDNRALALSYGTKLVLENLGIWTLLEKKITPIQSIHTSQKNSFGRTLLSAEEYNLPALGYVVSYGDLSKALEEEINQSSLVKISYEFEVSAIENKEDKSILYGRTKNSPLETPLLILADGGKNNTDLIQNLKRKETSYNHTALVTKVTSEIPPKSVAYERFTSMGPIALLPNGPKEFSLVWTGKDSDIQALAKTKKNVFLEKLHEHFGDRVGRFIDCEKFITFPLRKIVLADFPKSHIVVIGNSAQTMHPVAGQGFNTGIRDAHALSKLMNESESAYVGSESFVNQYYTSRKSETKKTLFFTDSLVNIFSNDLVGLSITRGFGLSLLDNFRPIKKFLVSKMSFGK